In Fodinibius saliphilus, a genomic segment contains:
- a CDS encoding quinone-dependent dihydroorotate dehydrogenase: protein MIYNSLVKPLLFKLDAEQAHTAIHRFAKTASRSTVLKALAKIIYGYQSPKLNQQLWGLDFGNPIGLAAGFDKNGHIPEIMEAIGFGFVEIGSITGNPSTGNPQPRLFRLPKDHALINRMGLNNDGAKTIIKRLKNKQLSIPLGVNVAKTHDPNVMGDLAIRDYVHSFNEAKKVADYITVNISCPNTTEGKTFEDPEALDELLSALKIRDDARIVPTLIKVSSDLTQQELLNLVEICENHRVHGYVACNTSSGRDQLTTDAQRLKKIGRGGLSGRPIAQTSIQVVEWLSEATNGQKPIIGVGGIDSFETALKMILAGADLLQIYTGLIYEGPGLIKIINKKLVKEMNELNISSIHQLVSASTAE from the coding sequence ATGATTTATAATTCGTTGGTAAAACCACTCCTGTTTAAGCTTGATGCTGAACAGGCACATACAGCAATACATAGATTCGCAAAAACGGCCTCACGAAGTACTGTTTTAAAGGCTTTAGCAAAAATTATATATGGTTATCAATCCCCAAAACTGAACCAGCAGTTGTGGGGACTTGATTTTGGGAATCCCATTGGTCTGGCCGCCGGCTTCGATAAAAATGGACATATTCCTGAAATCATGGAAGCGATCGGTTTCGGTTTTGTTGAAATCGGAAGTATTACTGGTAATCCCAGTACCGGAAATCCACAACCACGGCTTTTTAGGCTACCCAAAGACCATGCCCTGATAAACCGAATGGGGTTAAATAATGATGGAGCAAAAACGATTATAAAACGCCTTAAAAACAAACAGCTATCCATCCCACTGGGAGTAAATGTAGCTAAAACACATGATCCGAATGTGATGGGAGACTTAGCTATACGTGATTATGTTCATAGCTTTAACGAAGCTAAAAAAGTTGCTGATTATATTACTGTTAACATTTCATGCCCGAATACTACAGAGGGCAAAACTTTTGAAGATCCGGAGGCACTTGACGAACTACTTTCTGCCCTTAAAATACGAGATGATGCCCGAATAGTGCCTACCCTAATTAAGGTTTCTTCTGACCTAACACAACAGGAATTGTTGAACTTAGTTGAAATATGTGAAAACCATCGTGTCCACGGTTATGTTGCTTGTAATACCTCTTCTGGACGAGATCAACTAACTACTGATGCTCAAAGATTAAAGAAGATTGGCAGAGGTGGACTCAGCGGCCGTCCGATTGCTCAAACAAGTATTCAAGTTGTCGAATGGCTTAGCGAAGCAACAAACGGTCAAAAACCAATAATTGGTGTGGGTGGGATTGACTCTTTTGAAACGGCTCTAAAAATGATACTTGCCGGCGCCGACTTATTGCAAATCTATACCGGTTTGATATATGAAGGGCCCGGATTGATCAAGATAATTAATAAAAAGCTTGTCAAAGAAATGAACGAATTGAATATCAGTTCTATCCACCAACTTGTTTCCGCCTCTACTGCTGAATAG
- a CDS encoding tetratricopeptide repeat protein encodes MGRNYPHTTIKKILGLSLLMVFITACGGTLKSSWLNFRAYYNTYYNAEQSFRVGLTKVQEQPVQINPEELVRIHPPTVQAGNSNFKEAIDKSARILRKFRDSKWLDDALLLIGKSYYYRHEYYRAKQKFEELRNATDSPEMIQKAIIWKGRTLLDLQQYSNGISFLETEVSQYPQNWSVVRQGEIRTLLAQHYAMQSDWSRAEVTLSKAITYLEEKKIRGRSYFLYGQILEKLERYGEAFYAYSLVPKYFPSFEYVYWAGVKQGDVARKQANFSQALSIYAKLRRDDKNYDRIEKLNYKIARTLEMQGAISAAEKSYKELLSQNAITQTLKGKVYYRLGKIYSENYEKFNVAAAYFDSSATVGSQNEIGQNRLSAETLADAYGEYTRLRNKVEHADSLLWLGSLSAEELNSVVAELKEQKRQEIRAERENKKTEKLVNQSINTSGSNKETRSSIHGFLNYQNNEFIQQGKREFRIIWGNRPLADNWRRIQALGRVDSEQNTAIGSNDNRTAGSRRVSDGITVNIDLEAIPKSSEAQKKLKEEKATALYELGNLLFVNLGMPDSASTYFRDVIKSEVNSDLRPQAMYSLYEIYNSEDRTDSLKYWGNRILVEYPQSRYAYMVRSDRGNTQESFVEDSSSAMLKKEYQRLVSSKKKVVPGKLRNLALKNRSSEIAPYIYYHAIEEYARRALVEDDLSTVQQHGRNDSTQLGKVESGVRDSMRIRSKSMYWDSVRIAINEFDTVFTNAKQRSKVKRMKSFLRKQESEQKATCEKLGLSLKIDPSMEAFLSKVEYPDELKGGSLSGKLIYSFLVDKKGNFESFKLLSNRTPLGIEEAFETAFDKYLQFKPFEGNEIPSHLRCKVSFPIQQ; translated from the coding sequence ATGGGACGTAATTATCCACATACTACCATTAAAAAGATACTGGGTTTATCTTTGTTGATGGTTTTTATCACTGCCTGTGGAGGTACGCTAAAAAGTTCATGGCTAAATTTCAGAGCTTACTATAATACATATTATAATGCTGAACAAAGCTTTCGCGTAGGTTTAACCAAAGTACAGGAACAGCCAGTTCAAATTAATCCAGAAGAGCTAGTTAGAATTCATCCGCCTACCGTTCAAGCTGGGAATAGCAATTTTAAAGAGGCTATTGATAAAAGTGCCAGGATTCTGAGAAAATTTCGCGATTCAAAATGGTTGGATGATGCACTGTTGCTTATCGGAAAATCATATTATTATAGGCATGAGTACTATAGAGCCAAGCAAAAATTTGAAGAGCTCCGCAATGCCACCGATTCTCCAGAGATGATACAAAAGGCTATAATCTGGAAGGGACGGACACTGCTTGATCTTCAACAGTATAGTAATGGGATTAGTTTTCTTGAAACGGAGGTTTCTCAATACCCACAAAACTGGTCGGTAGTAAGACAGGGGGAAATACGCACCTTACTTGCTCAGCATTATGCAATGCAGAGTGATTGGAGTAGAGCAGAAGTCACACTGTCTAAGGCTATTACCTATTTAGAAGAGAAAAAGATAAGGGGACGTTCTTATTTTTTATATGGACAAATATTAGAAAAGTTGGAACGGTATGGAGAAGCTTTTTATGCCTATTCCCTTGTCCCTAAATATTTTCCGAGTTTTGAATACGTCTATTGGGCTGGGGTAAAACAAGGTGATGTGGCAAGAAAACAGGCTAATTTTTCACAAGCACTATCGATTTATGCAAAATTACGCCGCGATGACAAAAATTATGATCGAATTGAGAAGCTCAACTATAAGATTGCTCGAACCTTGGAAATGCAGGGAGCCATATCAGCTGCTGAAAAGAGTTATAAAGAGCTATTATCCCAAAATGCCATAACACAAACATTAAAAGGAAAAGTATATTACCGCTTGGGAAAGATCTATAGCGAAAATTATGAAAAGTTTAATGTTGCTGCGGCTTATTTTGACTCTTCTGCGACGGTTGGAAGTCAAAATGAGATAGGTCAGAATAGATTATCAGCAGAGACCTTAGCAGATGCATATGGAGAATATACTCGGTTACGGAATAAGGTAGAACATGCTGATAGTTTGCTATGGCTCGGATCGTTATCAGCCGAAGAGCTGAATTCTGTGGTTGCAGAGCTCAAAGAACAGAAACGTCAAGAGATACGTGCAGAACGTGAAAATAAGAAAACTGAAAAATTAGTTAATCAAAGTATAAACACTTCCGGTAGCAATAAAGAGACTCGATCTTCAATTCATGGTTTTTTGAACTATCAGAATAATGAGTTTATCCAGCAGGGTAAAAGAGAGTTCAGAATTATTTGGGGAAATCGTCCGCTTGCCGATAATTGGCGGCGAATCCAAGCTTTGGGAAGGGTTGATAGTGAACAGAATACAGCTATTGGCAGTAATGATAATCGTACAGCAGGTTCCCGGAGAGTTTCAGATGGAATTACAGTTAATATTGATTTAGAAGCTATTCCTAAGAGTTCCGAAGCTCAAAAAAAGCTGAAAGAAGAAAAGGCTACTGCTCTGTATGAGTTGGGTAATTTATTATTTGTGAATTTAGGGATGCCGGATAGTGCAAGTACTTATTTTCGCGATGTTATCAAAAGTGAAGTGAATTCAGACTTACGCCCTCAAGCAATGTATTCACTGTATGAGATTTATAACTCTGAAGACCGAACTGATAGTCTCAAATATTGGGGGAACCGTATTTTGGTGGAATACCCGCAATCAAGGTATGCTTATATGGTTCGCTCGGACAGAGGTAATACACAAGAAAGTTTCGTTGAGGACTCTTCCAGTGCTATGTTGAAAAAAGAGTATCAACGTCTTGTTTCTTCCAAAAAGAAAGTGGTTCCGGGAAAATTGCGAAACCTGGCGTTAAAAAACCGCTCATCGGAAATAGCCCCATATATTTACTACCATGCTATTGAAGAATATGCCCGGCGGGCACTGGTAGAAGACGATTTATCAACCGTACAGCAACATGGGAGAAATGATAGTACACAGTTGGGTAAAGTTGAATCGGGAGTAAGAGACTCAATGCGGATTAGATCCAAAAGTATGTATTGGGATAGTGTACGGATAGCTATTAACGAATTTGATACTGTATTTACAAATGCAAAGCAACGTTCTAAAGTGAAAAGGATGAAATCTTTTTTGAGGAAGCAAGAGTCAGAACAGAAAGCAACTTGTGAAAAGCTGGGGCTTTCCCTTAAGATTGATCCCAGCATGGAGGCCTTTTTATCAAAAGTTGAGTATCCGGATGAACTAAAAGGCGGTTCCCTATCTGGTAAGCTTATCTATTCCTTTCTTGTGGATAAGAAAGGAAATTTTGAATCATTCAAACTATTATCAAATAGAACTCCCCTGGGTATTGAAGAGGCTTTTGAAACAGCTTTTGATAAATACTTACAGTTTAAACCCTTTGAGGGTAATGAGATACCTTCGCATTTGAGATGCAAGGTGTCTTTTCCTATTCAGCAGTAG
- the pyk gene encoding pyruvate kinase, giving the protein MSIGERRTKIVCTLGPSSNTEQKIDELVRNGMNIARINFSHGTYDQHEEVITNLRKVSERYNVSLPILADLQGPKIRIGTMKEGGQEVKKGDYVTLTTEEVEGTSELIPVDYKGLVKDAVEGNKLLIDDGLLELKVIKKKTDSLVAQVVVGGMLKSRKGLNLPDIDISMASLTAKDIKDLEFAVSKGVDYVAMSFVRSADDIQEVISRVRAEGSNAGIIAKIEKPEAVEVIDEIIEESTGIMVARGDLGIEIASEKVPLVQKNIIDRCRQAGKPVITATQMLDSMIENPRATRAESSDVANAVLDGTDAVMLSGETAAGDYPIESIKTMDKICRSVENNAPHLYSSLSYRKPEWKEKQVIESLAYSCVMLAENVDAKVISTITHSGSTARRIAKFRPGVPIVAFTESNKVRRQLGLVWGVRPVKIDEIFDTDKSVKLMEEYLQKHGLVTSGERVIIATGMPIAKRGRTNMIKVSTIE; this is encoded by the coding sequence ATGAGCATTGGTGAACGACGAACGAAGATTGTATGTACTCTTGGTCCAAGCAGTAATACTGAACAAAAAATTGATGAACTAGTTCGAAACGGGATGAATATTGCCCGTATCAACTTTTCACATGGCACCTATGACCAGCATGAAGAGGTAATTACGAATCTGAGAAAGGTATCTGAACGATACAATGTAAGCCTGCCTATATTAGCAGACTTACAAGGTCCCAAGATTCGCATTGGTACCATGAAAGAAGGGGGACAAGAAGTCAAAAAGGGTGATTATGTAACTTTAACAACGGAAGAGGTTGAAGGGACATCCGAGCTAATTCCTGTTGACTATAAAGGGCTTGTTAAAGATGCTGTTGAGGGCAATAAGTTATTAATAGATGATGGACTACTTGAGCTTAAAGTAATTAAGAAGAAAACTGACAGCTTAGTGGCTCAAGTTGTTGTTGGAGGGATGTTAAAGTCCCGTAAAGGCTTAAACCTGCCGGATATTGATATATCAATGGCTTCTCTTACAGCGAAAGATATTAAAGATTTAGAATTTGCTGTATCGAAGGGGGTAGACTATGTAGCTATGTCTTTTGTTCGTTCTGCTGATGATATTCAAGAAGTCATATCACGAGTGCGTGCCGAGGGTTCAAATGCCGGTATTATAGCTAAAATAGAGAAACCGGAGGCAGTTGAAGTTATTGATGAAATAATTGAGGAGTCAACGGGTATTATGGTAGCTCGCGGAGATCTTGGTATTGAGATAGCAAGTGAAAAAGTACCATTGGTTCAAAAGAATATTATAGATCGCTGTAGACAGGCAGGAAAACCTGTGATAACGGCTACCCAGATGCTAGATTCGATGATAGAAAATCCCCGGGCTACTCGGGCAGAAAGTTCTGATGTTGCTAATGCAGTACTGGATGGTACAGATGCGGTAATGCTTTCAGGAGAAACAGCAGCAGGTGATTATCCAATTGAATCGATTAAAACGATGGATAAAATTTGTAGGTCTGTTGAAAATAATGCTCCCCATTTATATAGCAGCCTCAGCTATCGCAAGCCTGAATGGAAAGAAAAACAGGTAATTGAATCACTTGCGTATTCATGTGTCATGTTAGCGGAAAATGTAGATGCTAAAGTCATTAGTACTATAACACATTCTGGGAGCACGGCCCGCCGGATTGCTAAATTCCGACCTGGAGTTCCAATTGTTGCCTTTACAGAAAGTAATAAGGTAAGGCGTCAATTGGGATTAGTATGGGGCGTTCGACCTGTGAAAATTGATGAGATTTTTGATACTGATAAAAGTGTGAAGTTGATGGAAGAATACCTGCAGAAACATGGGCTTGTAACTAGTGGTGAAAGGGTAATTATTGCTACTGGCATGCCTATTGCTAAGCGAGGTCGTACTAATATGATAAAAGTTAGTACAATTGAATAA